One Clavibacter zhangzhiyongii genomic region harbors:
- the glmS gene encoding glutamine--fructose-6-phosphate transaminase (isomerizing), with product MCGIVGYVGEARSLEVLLGGLRRLEYRGYDSAGVAVLDADGTLGVRKRAGKLDRLLEDLEASPLPNGSTGIGHTRWATHGGPTDRNAHPHLGDEGRLALIHNGIIENFAELKDDLLADGYEFHSDTDTEVAAQLLGREYGITQDLEQAFRNTVSRLEGAFTLLAVHRDQPGLVVGARRNSPLVIGLGEGENFLGSDVAAFVEFTRRAVAIGQDQMVAIRPDSVTVTDFHGAPVETHEFEIAWDASASEKGGWSSFMAKEISEGPDAVANTLRGRIVDGVVVLPDLDAIGEVDLADISRIVIVACGTAAYSGILGKYALEKWARVPVEVELAHEFRYRDPVLDATTLVISISQSGETMDTLLAVRYAREAGARVLSICNTQGATIPRESEAVVYTHAGPEVAVASTKAFVAQVAALYLFGLHLARIRGTLSAEEIVENTEELLAIPEKLATVVEQGETIRQLAKWMADTRAVLFLGRNVGYPVALEGALKLKELAYIHAEGFAAGELKHGPIALIEPGQPVFVIVPSPTHQLALHKKVISNIEEIRARGARVIAIAEQGDAFVLPHADEVIPIPLAAPLFEPLLAVTPLQIFAMELAAAKGLDVDQPRNLAKSVTVE from the coding sequence ATGTGCGGAATCGTGGGTTACGTCGGTGAGGCCAGGAGCCTCGAGGTCCTCCTCGGAGGGCTGCGGAGGCTGGAGTACCGCGGGTACGACTCCGCGGGGGTCGCGGTGCTCGACGCCGACGGCACGCTGGGGGTCCGCAAGCGCGCCGGCAAGCTCGACCGGCTCCTCGAGGACCTCGAGGCGTCGCCGCTGCCGAACGGATCCACCGGCATCGGCCACACGCGCTGGGCGACGCACGGCGGTCCCACCGACCGCAACGCGCACCCGCACCTCGGCGACGAGGGCAGGCTCGCGCTCATCCACAACGGCATCATCGAGAACTTCGCGGAGCTCAAGGACGACCTCCTCGCTGACGGCTACGAGTTCCACAGCGACACCGACACCGAGGTCGCGGCCCAGCTGCTCGGCCGCGAGTACGGCATCACGCAGGACCTCGAGCAGGCGTTCCGCAACACCGTGAGCCGGCTCGAGGGCGCGTTCACGCTCCTCGCCGTTCACCGCGACCAGCCCGGCCTCGTGGTCGGCGCCCGCCGCAACTCCCCGCTCGTCATCGGCCTCGGCGAGGGCGAGAACTTCCTCGGATCCGACGTCGCCGCGTTCGTGGAGTTCACGCGCCGCGCGGTCGCGATCGGCCAGGACCAGATGGTCGCCATCCGGCCCGACTCTGTCACCGTCACCGACTTCCACGGCGCGCCCGTCGAGACGCACGAGTTCGAGATCGCCTGGGACGCCTCCGCCAGCGAGAAGGGCGGCTGGTCGAGCTTCATGGCGAAGGAGATCAGCGAGGGCCCGGACGCGGTGGCGAACACGCTCCGCGGCCGCATCGTCGACGGCGTCGTGGTGCTGCCCGACCTCGACGCGATCGGCGAGGTCGACCTCGCGGACATCTCGCGCATCGTCATCGTCGCGTGCGGCACGGCCGCGTACTCGGGGATCCTCGGCAAGTACGCCCTCGAGAAGTGGGCGCGCGTCCCCGTCGAGGTGGAGCTCGCGCACGAGTTCCGCTACCGCGACCCGGTGCTCGACGCGACCACGCTCGTCATCTCCATCAGCCAGTCCGGCGAGACCATGGACACGCTCCTCGCCGTCCGGTACGCCCGCGAGGCCGGCGCGCGCGTCCTCTCCATCTGCAACACGCAGGGCGCGACCATCCCGCGCGAGTCGGAGGCCGTCGTCTACACGCACGCCGGACCCGAGGTCGCCGTCGCGTCGACCAAGGCGTTCGTCGCGCAGGTCGCGGCGCTGTACCTGTTCGGGCTGCACCTCGCGCGCATCCGCGGCACGCTGTCGGCCGAGGAGATCGTCGAGAACACCGAGGAGCTGCTCGCGATCCCGGAGAAGCTCGCCACCGTGGTGGAGCAGGGCGAGACCATCCGCCAGCTCGCCAAGTGGATGGCCGACACCCGCGCGGTGCTCTTCCTCGGCCGCAACGTCGGCTACCCGGTCGCGCTGGAAGGCGCGCTGAAGCTCAAGGAGCTCGCCTACATCCACGCGGAGGGCTTCGCCGCGGGCGAGCTCAAGCACGGGCCCATCGCGCTCATCGAGCCGGGCCAGCCCGTGTTCGTCATCGTGCCGAGCCCCACGCACCAGCTCGCGCTGCACAAGAAGGTCATCTCCAACATCGAGGAGATCCGCGCGCGCGGCGCCCGGGTCATCGCGATCGCCGAGCAGGGCGACGCGTTCGTGCTGCCGCACGCCGACGAGGTCATCCCGATCCCGCTCGCGGCGCCGCTGTTCGAGCCGCTGCTCGCGGTCACGCCGCTCCAGATCTTCGCGATGGAGCTCGCGGCGGCCAAGGGCCTCGACGTCGACCAGCCGCGCAACCTGGCGAAGTCCGTCACGGTCGAGTGA
- the tsaB gene encoding tRNA (adenosine(37)-N6)-threonylcarbamoyltransferase complex dimerization subunit type 1 TsaB: MLLAIDTSAGTGVSVIDPDGRVLAERQESDTMRHAEVIGTLLDECLSASGVDRCDIRAVVAGMGPGPFTGLRVGIAAARVLATGLDVRVIPVVSHDAVAHEHYAAGGTGSLVVVTDARRRELYWSVYREPAADGVAERTAGPGLSKPDDVPTADHRIDAAGVRAAALAQVARRMDQLELPFAADEALYLRSPDVTVSAGPKRVTS, from the coding sequence GTGCTCCTCGCGATCGACACCTCCGCCGGCACGGGCGTCTCCGTCATCGACCCCGACGGCCGCGTGCTCGCCGAGCGCCAGGAGTCCGACACGATGCGGCACGCCGAGGTCATCGGCACCCTGCTCGACGAGTGCCTCTCCGCGTCCGGCGTCGACCGCTGCGACATCCGCGCCGTCGTCGCGGGCATGGGCCCCGGTCCCTTCACCGGGCTGCGCGTCGGCATCGCCGCGGCCCGCGTCCTCGCCACCGGCCTCGACGTGCGCGTGATCCCGGTGGTCAGCCACGACGCCGTCGCCCACGAGCACTACGCGGCCGGCGGCACCGGATCCCTCGTGGTCGTCACCGACGCGCGCCGCCGCGAGCTGTACTGGTCCGTCTACCGCGAGCCCGCCGCCGACGGCGTGGCCGAGCGCACCGCGGGCCCCGGCCTCAGCAAGCCGGACGACGTGCCGACCGCCGACCACCGCATCGACGCGGCCGGCGTGCGCGCGGCCGCGCTCGCGCAGGTCGCCCGCCGCATGGACCAGCTCGAGCTGCCCTTCGCCGCCGACGAGGCCCTGTACCTCCGCTCGCCCGACGTCACCGTCTCCGCCGGCCCGAAGCGCGTGACCTCGTGA
- the alr gene encoding alanine racemase, protein MTDPASAAVAPAGPVAPGRRAVIDLDAIRHNVRALAALAAPARTMVAVKADAYGHGALQVARAALEAGAESLAVLDVASAVELRRAGVDARLLAWLHGVDTDFRVAVEEGIDLGVSALWELERIAAAGRATGIRARVHLKADTGLSRNGATPELWPDLVRAAVAADAGGELTLHALWSHLADASPEDDDAALARFHEAVRVAEELGARPAEKHLAASSAGIRLPAAHFDMVRFGIAVYGISPFDDRSGRDLGLIPAMTLEADVVSVKRVEAGHGVSYGLDHRTDGPSTLALVPVGYADGIPRIAGPRASVLLNGRRFPVAGRIAMDQLVLDVGDLPVEVGDTAVILGPGDRGEPTAEDWAGWAETIGDEIVTRVGPRVVRIHLHERATADERATAAADEILSDELVPVPTPDDMEELGRAFARELGAGDLVVLSGPLGAGKTTFTRGLGEGLGVRGPVTSPTFVLARTHPSLVDGPPLVHVDAYRLADARELDDLDIDFARSVVVVEWGQGKLDGIAEEWWDLAIARPTGAGDADVEDGADEPDPDAAPEEPRTVRIRRLRARPRA, encoded by the coding sequence ATGACCGACCCCGCATCCGCCGCCGTCGCCCCGGCCGGCCCCGTCGCGCCCGGCCGCCGCGCCGTGATCGACCTCGACGCGATCCGCCACAACGTCCGCGCGCTCGCCGCGCTCGCCGCCCCCGCCCGCACGATGGTCGCTGTGAAGGCCGACGCGTACGGGCACGGCGCCCTGCAGGTCGCGCGCGCCGCCCTCGAAGCCGGCGCCGAGAGCCTCGCGGTGCTCGACGTCGCGTCCGCGGTCGAGCTCCGCCGGGCCGGCGTCGACGCCCGGCTCCTCGCCTGGCTGCACGGGGTCGACACCGACTTCCGCGTCGCGGTCGAGGAGGGCATCGACCTCGGGGTCTCGGCGCTGTGGGAGCTGGAGCGCATCGCGGCCGCGGGGCGCGCCACGGGGATCCGCGCGCGCGTGCACCTCAAGGCCGACACGGGCCTCAGCCGCAACGGCGCCACGCCCGAGCTCTGGCCCGACCTCGTGCGCGCGGCCGTCGCCGCCGACGCCGGCGGCGAGCTGACGCTGCACGCGCTCTGGTCGCACCTCGCCGACGCCTCGCCCGAGGACGACGACGCCGCGCTCGCCCGCTTCCACGAGGCGGTCCGCGTGGCCGAGGAGCTGGGCGCGCGCCCGGCCGAGAAGCACCTCGCGGCGAGCTCGGCGGGGATCCGCCTGCCCGCCGCGCACTTCGACATGGTGCGCTTCGGCATCGCGGTCTACGGCATCTCGCCGTTCGACGACCGCTCCGGCCGCGACCTCGGGCTCATCCCCGCGATGACGCTCGAGGCCGACGTGGTCTCCGTCAAGCGCGTCGAGGCCGGGCACGGGGTCTCGTACGGGCTTGACCACCGCACCGACGGTCCGTCGACGCTCGCGCTCGTGCCGGTCGGGTACGCCGACGGGATCCCGCGCATCGCCGGCCCCCGCGCCTCCGTCCTGCTGAACGGCCGCCGCTTCCCGGTCGCCGGCCGCATCGCCATGGACCAGCTCGTGCTCGACGTGGGCGACCTGCCCGTCGAGGTCGGCGACACCGCCGTGATCCTCGGCCCGGGCGACCGCGGCGAGCCCACCGCCGAGGACTGGGCCGGCTGGGCCGAGACCATCGGCGACGAGATCGTGACGCGCGTGGGCCCGCGGGTGGTGCGGATCCACCTGCACGAGCGCGCGACCGCCGACGAGCGCGCGACCGCCGCAGCCGATGAGATCCTCTCCGACGAGCTCGTCCCCGTCCCCACCCCCGACGACATGGAGGAGCTCGGCCGCGCCTTCGCGCGCGAGCTCGGCGCGGGAGACCTCGTCGTGCTCTCGGGCCCGCTCGGCGCGGGCAAAACCACGTTCACGCGCGGCCTCGGCGAGGGCCTCGGCGTCCGCGGCCCCGTCACGAGCCCCACCTTCGTGCTCGCGCGCACCCACCCGAGCCTCGTCGACGGCCCGCCGCTCGTGCACGTCGACGCCTACCGCCTGGCCGACGCCCGTGAGCTCGACGACCTCGACATCGACTTCGCGCGCTCCGTCGTCGTGGTCGAGTGGGGCCAGGGCAAGCTCGACGGCATCGCGGAGGAGTGGTGGGACCTCGCGATCGCGCGGCCCACGGGCGCCGGCGACGCGGACGTCGAGGACGGCGCCGACGAGCCGGATCCGGACGCCGCCCCCGAGGAGCCCCGCACGGTCCGCATCCGGCGGCTCCGCGCGCGCCCCCGCGCCTAG
- the rplM gene encoding 50S ribosomal protein L13, translating to MTRTYSPKASEVQHDWVVIDATDIVLGRLASHAATLLRGKHKATFAPHMDMGDFVIIVNAEKVALTGQKLEKKLAYRHSGYPGGLTATTYVEMLEKHPTRAVEKAIRGMLPKNSLGAAQLKKLKVYAGPEHPHAAQQPTPYTLGQVAQ from the coding sequence ATGACGCGCACCTATTCCCCCAAGGCCAGTGAGGTCCAGCACGACTGGGTCGTCATCGACGCCACGGACATCGTCCTCGGCCGTCTCGCCAGCCACGCCGCCACGCTCCTGCGCGGCAAGCACAAGGCCACGTTCGCCCCCCACATGGACATGGGCGACTTCGTCATCATCGTCAACGCCGAGAAGGTGGCGCTCACGGGCCAGAAGCTCGAGAAGAAGCTGGCCTACCGCCACTCCGGCTACCCGGGCGGCCTCACGGCCACCACCTACGTCGAGATGCTCGAGAAGCACCCGACGCGCGCGGTCGAGAAGGCCATCCGCGGCATGCTGCCGAAGAACTCGCTGGGTGCGGCGCAGCTGAAGAAGCTCAAGGTCTACGCGGGCCCCGAGCACCCCCACGCTGCTCAGCAGCCCACCCCGTACACCCTCGGCCAGGTCGCTCAGTAG
- a CDS encoding holo-ACP synthase, producing the protein MIRGIGVDVVDVARFARSAERTPGLVPRLFAPAERSLPARSLAARFAAKEALIKALGGPGGISWQDMEVVRDAHGDPSLVVRGAVAAVASERGVTRIHLSMSHDAGLATAFVVAEGEGA; encoded by the coding sequence GTGATCAGGGGCATCGGCGTCGACGTGGTCGACGTGGCGCGCTTCGCCCGCAGCGCCGAGCGGACGCCGGGCCTCGTGCCGCGCCTGTTCGCGCCGGCCGAGCGGTCCCTGCCCGCGCGCTCGCTGGCGGCGCGGTTCGCCGCGAAGGAGGCGCTGATCAAGGCGCTCGGCGGTCCCGGCGGCATCAGCTGGCAGGACATGGAGGTCGTGCGCGACGCCCACGGCGACCCGTCCCTCGTGGTGCGCGGGGCCGTCGCGGCCGTCGCCTCCGAGCGGGGCGTGACGCGGATCCACCTGAGCATGAGCCACGACGCGGGGCTCGCGACCGCGTTCGTGGTGGCCGAGGGGGAGGGCGCATGA
- the rpsI gene encoding 30S ribosomal protein S9, whose protein sequence is MAQISDSLDVAPESFSTETPNEEAPKAPRAVLNVSGGAVGRRKQAIARVRLVPGSGSITVNGREFADYFPNKLHQQLVNDPFKVLDLLGSYDVVARISGGGPSGQAGALRLGIARALNEIDEENNRAVLKKNGFLSRDARVKERKKAGLKKARKAPQFSKR, encoded by the coding sequence GTGGCTCAGATCTCAGACTCCCTCGACGTGGCTCCCGAGAGCTTCTCGACCGAGACCCCGAACGAGGAGGCCCCCAAGGCCCCCCGCGCGGTCCTCAACGTGTCCGGCGGCGCCGTCGGACGACGCAAGCAGGCCATCGCCCGCGTGCGCCTCGTCCCCGGCTCCGGCTCGATCACGGTCAACGGCCGTGAGTTCGCGGACTACTTCCCCAACAAGCTGCACCAGCAGCTCGTGAACGACCCGTTCAAGGTGCTCGACCTCCTCGGCAGCTACGACGTCGTCGCGCGCATCTCCGGCGGCGGCCCCTCCGGCCAGGCCGGCGCCCTGCGCCTCGGCATCGCCCGCGCCCTCAACGAGATCGACGAGGAGAACAACCGCGCCGTGCTGAAGAAGAACGGCTTCCTCAGCCGCGACGCGCGCGTCAAGGAGCGCAAGAAGGCCGGACTCAAGAAGGCCCGCAAGGCGCCCCAGTTCTCGAAGCGCTAA
- the glmM gene encoding phosphoglucosamine mutase yields the protein MPRLFGTDGVRGLANGETITADLALRLAQAAAHVLGQDARDSGRRPVAVVARDPRVSGEFIAAAVAAGLASSGVDVFDAGVIPTPATAYLIADFDADFGVMISASHNPAPDNGIKFFAAGGRKLADELEDRIEAQLSEPVLLPTGADVGRIRRFADAEDRYVLHLLGALQHRLDGIHVVLDCAHGAAAGISPEVFTDAGARVTVIGNDPDGMNINDRVGSTHLDLLAEAVLRHGADVGIAHDGDADRCLAVDHTGAVIDGDQIMAVLALSMARRGLLAERTLVATVMSNLGLRIAMAENDITVLQTRVGDRYVLEAMNEGGYSLGGEQSGHLVIAEHATTGDGILTGIQLLGEMAATGKSLQELASVMTVYPQVMINVRGVDRERVGDDAELNAAVARAEAELGDTGRILMRASGTEPMIRVMVEAADQATAERHAEELAALVTERLAI from the coding sequence ATGCCCCGGCTCTTCGGCACGGACGGCGTCCGCGGACTCGCCAACGGCGAGACCATCACCGCGGACCTCGCCCTGCGCCTGGCCCAGGCCGCCGCGCATGTGCTCGGCCAGGACGCCCGGGACTCCGGACGACGACCCGTCGCGGTCGTCGCCCGGGATCCCCGGGTGTCCGGCGAGTTCATCGCGGCGGCCGTGGCCGCCGGCCTCGCGAGCTCCGGCGTCGACGTGTTCGACGCCGGGGTCATCCCGACGCCGGCCACGGCGTACCTCATCGCGGACTTCGACGCCGACTTCGGCGTGATGATCTCCGCGTCGCACAACCCCGCACCCGACAACGGGATCAAGTTCTTCGCCGCGGGCGGACGGAAGCTCGCCGACGAGCTCGAGGACCGCATCGAGGCGCAGCTCAGCGAGCCCGTCCTGCTCCCCACGGGAGCCGACGTCGGCCGCATCCGCCGCTTCGCCGACGCCGAGGACCGCTACGTCCTCCACCTGCTCGGCGCGCTGCAGCACCGGCTCGACGGGATCCACGTGGTCCTCGACTGCGCGCACGGCGCCGCCGCCGGCATCAGCCCCGAGGTCTTCACCGACGCGGGTGCCCGCGTCACCGTCATCGGCAACGACCCCGACGGCATGAACATCAACGACCGGGTCGGGTCCACGCACCTCGACCTGCTCGCCGAGGCCGTCCTCCGGCACGGCGCCGACGTGGGCATCGCGCACGACGGCGACGCCGACCGCTGCCTCGCGGTCGACCACACGGGCGCCGTCATCGACGGCGACCAGATCATGGCCGTGCTCGCGCTCTCCATGGCCCGCCGCGGGCTCCTCGCCGAGCGCACCCTCGTGGCCACGGTCATGAGCAACCTCGGCCTCCGCATCGCGATGGCCGAGAACGACATCACCGTGCTGCAGACGCGCGTCGGCGACCGCTACGTGCTCGAGGCCATGAACGAGGGCGGCTACTCCCTCGGCGGCGAGCAGTCCGGCCACCTCGTCATCGCGGAGCACGCGACGACCGGCGACGGGATCCTCACGGGCATCCAGCTGCTCGGCGAGATGGCCGCGACCGGCAAGAGCCTCCAGGAGCTCGCCTCGGTCATGACCGTCTACCCGCAGGTGATGATCAACGTCCGCGGCGTCGACCGCGAGCGCGTCGGCGACGACGCCGAGCTGAACGCCGCGGTCGCGCGCGCGGAGGCGGAGCTCGGCGACACCGGCCGCATCCTCATGCGCGCATCGGGCACCGAGCCGATGATCCGCGTGATGGTCGAGGCCGCCGACCAGGCGACCGCCGAGCGTCACGCCGAGGAGCTCGCCGCGTTGGTCACGGAGCGCCTCGCCATCTAG
- the tsaD gene encoding tRNA (adenosine(37)-N6)-threonylcarbamoyltransferase complex transferase subunit TsaD yields the protein MSVVFRTAALDDLGALMHLETTTFVTDAWSVDAMRGELAARHGWYVVAVDEADGAILGYAGLSCPRGAHAADVQTIAVSESARGRGIGRALLTRLLRTAHERGAREVLLEVRADNPVAQGLYASLGFEPIAVRPHYYQPDDVDAVVMRAPLAETAPPVAEPRDAAPAPSADDDADPAADDRPCADEAECDATAGPLVLGIETSCDETGIGIVRGQTLLANVISSSMEEHARYGGVVPEVAARAHLEALTPAIDAALEEAGVTLRELDAIAVTAGPGLSGALMVGVGAAKALAVALDIPLHGVNHLVGHVGADLLSVDGGSGRPLETPSIALLVSGGHTSLLLVRDLVDDVELLGETIDDAAGEAFDKVARVLGLPYPGGPHIDRVAADGDPRAIRFPRGLSLPKDMERHRYDFSFSGLKTAVARWVEKRQDAGEPVPVADVAASFREAVVDVLLTKAVAACVDHGIPRLLLGGGVVANARVRELAAERCRAAGIELRIPPLSLCTDNGAMIAALGARLIESGRAPSGLAFGADSTLPVTVVQVG from the coding sequence GTGAGCGTCGTCTTCCGCACCGCCGCGCTCGACGACCTCGGCGCGCTCATGCACCTGGAGACGACCACCTTCGTCACGGACGCCTGGTCGGTCGACGCGATGCGCGGCGAGCTCGCGGCGCGTCACGGCTGGTACGTCGTCGCGGTCGACGAGGCCGACGGCGCGATCCTCGGCTACGCCGGCCTGTCCTGCCCGCGCGGCGCCCACGCGGCCGACGTGCAGACCATCGCCGTCTCCGAGTCCGCCCGCGGCCGCGGCATCGGCCGCGCCCTCCTCACGCGCCTCCTCCGCACGGCGCACGAGCGCGGCGCGCGCGAGGTGCTGCTCGAGGTGCGCGCGGACAACCCGGTCGCCCAGGGCCTGTACGCCTCGCTCGGCTTCGAGCCGATCGCCGTCCGCCCGCACTACTACCAGCCCGACGACGTGGACGCCGTCGTGATGCGCGCCCCGCTCGCCGAGACCGCGCCGCCCGTCGCGGAGCCGCGCGACGCCGCGCCCGCCCCGTCCGCCGACGACGACGCGGATCCCGCCGCCGACGACCGCCCCTGCGCGGACGAGGCGGAGTGCGACGCCACGGCCGGCCCCCTGGTCCTCGGGATCGAGACCTCCTGCGACGAGACCGGCATCGGCATCGTCCGCGGTCAGACCCTGCTCGCCAACGTCATCTCCAGCTCCATGGAGGAGCACGCGCGCTACGGCGGCGTGGTGCCCGAGGTCGCCGCCCGCGCGCACCTCGAGGCGCTCACCCCGGCCATCGACGCGGCCCTCGAGGAGGCGGGCGTCACCCTCCGCGAGCTCGACGCGATCGCCGTGACCGCGGGCCCCGGCCTCTCGGGCGCGCTCATGGTGGGAGTCGGCGCGGCCAAGGCGCTCGCCGTGGCCCTCGACATCCCGCTGCACGGCGTGAACCACCTCGTCGGCCACGTCGGCGCCGACCTCCTCAGCGTCGACGGCGGATCCGGCCGCCCGCTCGAGACCCCGAGCATCGCGCTCCTCGTCTCCGGCGGCCACACGTCGCTCCTCCTCGTGCGCGACCTCGTCGACGACGTCGAGCTCCTCGGCGAGACCATCGACGACGCGGCGGGCGAGGCCTTCGACAAGGTGGCGCGCGTGCTCGGTCTGCCGTACCCCGGCGGCCCGCACATCGACCGGGTCGCGGCCGACGGCGACCCGCGGGCGATCCGCTTCCCCCGCGGCCTGTCCCTCCCCAAGGACATGGAGCGCCACCGCTACGACTTCTCCTTCTCCGGCCTGAAGACCGCGGTCGCCCGCTGGGTCGAGAAGCGCCAGGACGCCGGCGAGCCCGTCCCCGTCGCCGACGTCGCCGCGAGCTTCCGCGAGGCCGTCGTCGACGTGCTGCTCACCAAGGCCGTCGCCGCGTGCGTCGACCACGGGATCCCGCGCCTGCTCCTCGGCGGCGGCGTGGTCGCGAACGCGCGCGTCCGCGAGCTCGCGGCCGAGCGGTGCCGGGCCGCGGGGATCGAGCTGCGGATCCCGCCCCTGTCGCTGTGCACCGACAACGGCGCGATGATCGCGGCCCTCGGCGCCCGCCTCATCGAGTCCGGCCGGGCGCCGTCGGGCCTCGCCTTCGGCGCCGACTCGACCCTGCCCGTCACCGTCGTCCAGGTCGGCTGA
- the alr gene encoding alanine racemase codes for MTDEATVQVPAALRREARIDTGAISANVRTLRAATGAPLVMAVVKADGYGHGALASARAALAGGADRLGVVDIREALALRAAGVEAPILTWMHAPGADYATAIAHDIDLGLSSLRQVREAADAARRLGRPAVVHLKVDTGLGRNGVTAAEWPGVVAEVARLVGEGAIRLDGVFSHLANAGADEDQAQVRAFHAAVDVVRAAGLEPGIRHLAATAGALRVPEARLDMVRLGIGIYGISPLDGVTSADLGLVPAMTLVGSVVAVKRVPADTGVSYGYTYRTARATTLALVSLGFADGVPRLASNRAPVAIHGARFRVSGRIAMDQFVVDVGDGVVDGRPVAVGDDAVLFGDPAAGAPSVEEWAEATGTIGYEIVTRVAGRVTRRHSA; via the coding sequence ATGACCGACGAGGCGACCGTCCAGGTCCCCGCGGCCCTCCGCCGCGAGGCGCGCATCGACACCGGGGCGATCTCCGCGAACGTCCGCACCCTGCGCGCCGCCACGGGCGCGCCGCTCGTGATGGCGGTCGTCAAGGCCGACGGCTACGGGCACGGCGCGCTCGCGTCGGCGCGCGCGGCGCTCGCCGGCGGCGCCGACCGGCTCGGGGTGGTCGACATCCGCGAGGCGCTCGCGCTGCGGGCCGCCGGCGTCGAGGCGCCGATCCTCACGTGGATGCACGCTCCCGGCGCCGACTACGCGACCGCGATCGCGCACGACATCGACCTCGGCCTCAGCAGCCTCCGCCAGGTGCGCGAGGCCGCCGACGCCGCACGCCGCCTCGGCCGTCCCGCGGTCGTGCACCTCAAGGTCGACACCGGCCTCGGCCGCAACGGCGTCACGGCGGCCGAGTGGCCGGGCGTCGTCGCGGAGGTCGCGCGGCTGGTCGGCGAGGGCGCGATCCGCCTCGACGGCGTCTTCAGCCACCTCGCCAACGCGGGCGCCGACGAGGACCAGGCGCAGGTGCGGGCGTTCCACGCGGCCGTCGACGTGGTGCGCGCCGCCGGGCTCGAGCCGGGCATCCGCCACCTCGCCGCCACCGCCGGCGCCCTGCGCGTGCCCGAGGCGCGCCTCGACATGGTGCGCCTCGGCATCGGGATCTACGGCATCTCGCCGCTCGACGGCGTCACGTCCGCCGACCTCGGCCTCGTGCCCGCCATGACCCTGGTCGGCAGCGTCGTCGCGGTGAAGCGCGTGCCCGCCGACACGGGCGTCTCCTACGGCTACACGTACCGCACCGCCCGCGCCACGACCCTCGCGCTCGTCTCGCTCGGCTTCGCCGACGGCGTCCCGCGGCTCGCGAGCAACCGCGCGCCCGTCGCGATCCACGGGGCGCGCTTCCGCGTGAGCGGCCGGATCGCCATGGACCAGTTCGTGGTCGACGTGGGCGACGGCGTCGTCGACGGCCGGCCCGTGGCGGTGGGCGACGACGCCGTGCTGTTCGGGGATCCCGCCGCCGGCGCCCCCTCCGTGGAGGAGTGGGCCGAGGCCACCGGCACCATCGGCTACGAGATCGTCACGCGCGTCGCCGGCCGCGTCACCCGGAGGCACTCCGCATGA
- the coaA gene encoding type I pantothenate kinase, translating to MPDTATGSPTSHAHVSPFVEIARADWAALAPATQLPLRETELVQLRGIGDRLDMREVEDVYLPLSRLLNLYVSGTKKLHRETSAFLGERAKSTPFVIGVAGSVAVGKSTVARLLREMLARWDDTPRVELVTTDGFLHPNAELERRGLMERKGFPESYDRRALLRFVTQVKSGVPEVRAPFYSHLAYDIVPGAEVVVRQPDVLIIEGLNVLQPAASGAKLAVSDLFDFSIYVDARTHDIAQWYEERFLSLQQGAFSNPRSYFHRYADLSRDEAVAHARRIWSSINEPNLEQNIRPTRSRATLVLRKGPDHSVTSVALRKL from the coding sequence ATGCCAGACACCGCGACGGGATCCCCGACGAGCCACGCCCACGTCTCCCCCTTCGTGGAGATCGCCCGCGCCGACTGGGCCGCCCTCGCCCCGGCCACGCAGCTCCCGCTCCGCGAGACCGAGCTCGTGCAGCTGCGCGGCATCGGCGACCGGCTCGACATGCGCGAGGTGGAGGACGTCTACCTCCCGCTCAGCCGGCTGCTCAACCTCTACGTCTCCGGCACCAAGAAGCTGCACCGCGAGACGAGCGCGTTCCTCGGCGAGCGCGCCAAGAGCACGCCGTTCGTCATCGGCGTCGCCGGATCCGTGGCCGTCGGCAAGTCGACCGTCGCGCGCCTGCTGCGCGAGATGCTGGCGCGCTGGGACGACACCCCGCGCGTCGAGCTCGTGACCACGGACGGCTTCCTGCACCCGAACGCCGAGCTCGAGCGCCGCGGCCTGATGGAGCGGAAGGGCTTCCCCGAGTCGTACGACCGGCGGGCGCTCCTGCGGTTCGTCACCCAGGTGAAGAGCGGCGTGCCCGAGGTGCGCGCGCCGTTCTACTCGCACCTCGCGTACGACATCGTGCCGGGCGCCGAGGTCGTGGTCCGGCAGCCGGACGTGCTGATCATCGAGGGCCTCAACGTGCTGCAGCCGGCCGCGTCGGGCGCGAAGCTCGCGGTCAGCGACCTCTTCGACTTCTCGATCTACGTCGACGCCCGCACGCACGACATCGCGCAGTGGTACGAGGAGCGGTTCCTGAGCCTCCAGCAGGGCGCCTTCAGCAACCCGCGCTCCTACTTCCACCGCTACGCGGACCTCAGCCGCGACGAGGCGGTGGCGCACGCGCGGCGGATCTGGTCGAGCATCAACGAGCCGAACCTCGAGCAGAACATCCGCCCGACCCGGTCGCGGGCGACGCTCGTGCTGCGCAAGGGCCCGGACCACTCGGTCACGAGCGTGGCGCTCCGCAAGCTCTGA